Within Primulina tabacum isolate GXHZ01 chromosome 5, ASM2559414v2, whole genome shotgun sequence, the genomic segment ATTCAATAAAATTCTGTTCTTCTTTTTAATTCCTGAATGTTGTTGTATtgtaaaaagagaaaaaaatttatttttctatttaggttgtgcctagtagaggagcagagttggggcaaggagaaattttattttctactaaggcatcgcctagtagaggagcagagtttggaaaaagagaaaaaaaatattttcctacttaggttgtgcctagtagaggagcagagttgaggcaaggagaaattttattttcctactaaggtatcgcctagtagaggagcagagggcaggagaaaaaatttattttcctacttaggttgtgcctagtagaggagcagagttggggcaaggagaaattttattttcctactaaggcatcgcctagtagaggagcagagtttggaagaagagaaaaaattttattttcctactaaggcatcccctagtagaggagcagagtttggaaaaagagaaaaaaatttattttcctacttaggttgtgcctagtagaggagcagagttggggcaaggagaaattttattttcctactaaggcatcgcctagtagaggagcagagtttggaagaagagaaaaaattttattttcctactaaggcatcgcctagtagaggagcagagttggggcgggaaaaaatttttattttcctacttaggctgtgcctagtagaggagcagagttggggcggagaagaattttattttcccaCTTAGGttgtgcctagtagaggagcagagttggggcaagaagaaattttattttcctactaaggcatcgcctagtagaggagcagagtttggaagaagagaaaaaattttattttcctactaaggcatcgcctagtagaggagcagagttggggcgggaaaaatttttattttcctacttaggctgtgcctagtagaggagcagagttgaggtggagaagaattttattttcctacttaggctgtgcctagtagaggagcagagttggagcggggagaaattttattttcctactaaggcatcgcctagtagaggagcagagttggggcgggaaaaaaattttattttcctacttaggctgtgcctagtagaggatcagagttggggtggagaagaattttattttcctacttaggctgtgcctagtagaggagcagagtttggaagaagagaaaaaaaattattttcctactaagacatcgcctagtagaggagcagcgtgaaaaattaaattttcctgctaaggtatcacctagcagaggagttagagggttggAGTgtggaatttttattttcctactaaggcatcacctagtagaggagcagcgtgaaaaattaaattttcctgctaaggtatcacctagtagaggagttagaAGGTGGGAGTgtggaatttttattttcctgctaagatatcaactagtagaggagttagagggtggagatgtggaatttttattttcctgctaaggtatcacctagcagaggagttagagggtggagatgttgagtttttattttcctgttaaggtatcacctagcagaggagttagagggtggggatTTGATTTGCCCTAGCatgttaaaaatatcatatacaaACTCCGAAGAAGCCATAAATTCAAATGCAGAATACTCAATGTTGCGTAAAGCGAGTTCGTACATGCCAAAAGCGTGCAAAATAAAGTAACCAAATGTAAACATCGCAAAAGTCGCATAGTACTATGGAAAGTAAACCAGTGCAGAAAATAACAGAATATGACCCGAAGGCATACAATGTCtgcagaaataaaaaaaataacaaaagtaaCGGTCTAAGAATCGGGGGGGGGAGACTTGCTACGAAAGCCTCAATGTCGATGAAGTCAGTAGGGGCGCCTGGCGGAGGATAGCCCTGAGCCTTGAAGAGGCCGACCGCACCCTTGAACCCACCTCCAGGAAATGATAAGCTTTAGGAGCGCAGATATCGTTGAACTCCTCAGACTTGAGGAATTCTTCCTTGAATGAAGAGGCTTAGGAAGCGTGTTGCGCCTTGGCGTCCTTGAGGTCCCTATGGATTTGTGCTGCCTCAGCTTGAGCAGTCTTTAACTCTTCCTTCAGCCTTTGGTTCTCCCTCACACTGTCCTCTGTCAGTCGCTGAAGCTCGTGTTTCTCTTTCAGAAGCTCTTGTTTTTCCCTCAGAAGCTTGTCACCTCGAGCTTGGGACTCCGAAAGCTCCTTAGCATGTGTCGCTTTCATCTCATCGATAGTAGCCTGGAGCTGTTCACGAAGAGCCATGCCCTCGCGCAAGTCTTGGCAGGCAGTAGATCGAGTGGCGTTGGCACGCTCCACCAACTCCCCTATGTACATCATGCCCTGGATAAGTAGACAAGAGTGAAAGGATGACAAGAAAATCATACATGTATTGGACATCAATCTAGAGACAAGAAGGAGAAATATACCTCTGTGATGCTGCTGCATGTCCGGCGAGTGAGGTCTGACCACCCCAGTGAATTCATGAACGCTGCATCCGCGTAGGAAGGAAGCTGATACATTATCTTCTGAGCCAGCTGAGTAGGACCCCGCCCCACGATGGCCGTATCCGATGTGTATAGAGGATGTACCCCCGATTCAGGGGGAGGCCCCTCATCCGACCCTGACCCTTCTGGAGAAGAGACCGACAAGACTGAGATCTCAGAAATCTTGCGCTTACCAGAATGCGGGACTGACGGGCTAGGATCAATGGATGCCTTCTTCTTACCAggcggaggaggtggagaggAGGCTCGCTTTGGGGCGGAGGAGGATGGGCCTGCCTTCTTCTTTGCAGCAGTAGGGGAGCTAGCAGGCCTCTTCGCAGTAGTGGAGCAAGAACCTGTTTTCTTCTTTTCAGCAGCATTGCAATCTCCATTTGTGCCCGTCGTGACTGCTGGAACGACTGATTTCTGTGGGGCAGAGGATGAACTCCCAATTTTCTTTTTCGCAATCTAACGTTGCAGTGCGGCATTCATGATTCTAGCACCTGCAAATAAAAACAGTGAAccgaatgagaatatcgtcaaaAAACACAATAAGCAAAAGAGAAATAGAAAGAGTAAAGAGAGAAGAGTATCTACTGGCGTCCTCCTTCAGTTTAATTTTCGCGGGACTTAACCCAGCATGACACAAGAGATCTTCTGATAGAAGTTGGGGAATGCTAAAGCATCGATCTCCTAGAACACTCATTATCTCCAGATACTCCTTATCCTTCTTATAACCCTTAGAAAGTTCAGGCTTGGAAAAAGTGGGGTTCCAATCGGTATAACAAGTCAATTCTTTGGGTGGCTGGATAAAGAAGAAGTATTTTTTCCAGTCCTTAACATGACTAGGAGCCCCCTCGAAAAGCTTATGGCTAGACCGAAAAGTCACATAGAAAGGTCCTTCTTTTGATCTGAACAGAACAAAGAAGTATGAGAAAGTGGTGCAGTTCAAAGGGAGGTCTAGGGCCCGAAATAACACAACAAAACAGCTTATCAAGCGGAGAGCATTGGGAGTGAGCAGACCTAGATGCACCTGATAGTACTTGCTCAATTCTTGGAAGAAATCACATAAGGGAAAACGAAGACCGGTATCAAGGTGGTGCTGAAAGAAGGTGTAGAAGACCTTGGGGGCTAGGTAGGTTCGGTCCTTAGCGGTAGGAATGATGATCTGATGGGAGGGAGGAATGTGCCACAAAGTCCTAAGTTTTGACTCGCTACCAGGAGGGATGTGGGATGACAAATGACCATACCATAAATTATCTGCCTCAGATATGTTCATTTGTTGGGTCACGTGACGAATTTCCTTACCCGGACGATTGTGGGTGACAACTTCCTCCTCATGGGAATCAAGAGTGAAGTCAGGATCAACTAGGGAAGTCCTACTCTGGCTAGACTCGCTAGACCTGCTAGACTCGCTAAACCTCTCGGAACGACTCGAGGAACTAGACTCGGAATCGGATCCGGAAGAAGACATAAGTGTTACGGATAATCAAACAGCAAAAGGAGATAACTGACCCGGAGGAGACGTGACAGAATACTCAAAAAACCGCAAGGATGAGCTGGTGACGAGCACAAGTGTGGTGCACGCTCGTGCGCGCGGCGCTGGGCGAGCTGGGGCTGGGCGAGCATGCAGGGGCGAGTCTGCGTGCGCGCCGGGTGAGCGTGGAGTGGGGCTGGGCGAGCGTGGGCGCTCGGCGTCGGGTGAGCGTGGAGTGGGGCTGGGCGAGCGTGGGCGCTCGGCGTCGGGTGAGCGtggagtggcgctcgggcgagcgtggGCGCACGGCATCGGGTGAGCGtggagtggcgctcgggcgagcgtggGTGCTCTGCGTCAGGCGAGCGTGGAGTGGTTGGGCGAGCGTGGGCGCTCGGCGTTGGGTGAGCGTGGGCGCTCCGCGCCGGGCGAGCGTGGGCGCTCGGCGTCGGGCGAGCGTGGAGTGGCGCTCGGTCGAGCGGGCGCTGGGCGAGCGTGGGCGCTCGGTGTCTGGCAGGCGTACGGGGGTGAGGCGCGCACGGTCGGGGGCGAGGCGCTCCGGGGCGAATGATCGTGCGGGGCGAGGGCGCGCCGGGCGAGCGTCTGGCAGGCGTGCAGGGGCGAGGCTTCGGTGCGAGGCGAGCAGGAGATGGAGAGGCTACGGGGCGAGGCGAGCATGAGATGGCGAGGTGGGGGCTCGGCTGGGCGAGTAGGTGCGCGCTGGCGAGGGCTCGGCTGGGCGAGTAGGTGCGCGCGGCAAGGGCTCGGCTGGGCGAGTAGGCGCGCACGACGACGGTTCATCTGGGCGAGTGGGTGCGCACGGCAGGGGGAAGCTAGGGTGGAGTGTGGGAGAGTTAATCAATGAATGAATTGCAGGGAAAAAATTATGTAGGGAAGAAGTGAAATTGAAGTAGGGGAGAACCTCTATTTATAGGGGGAGCCCAAATCTTACCAAGAGTGCGATTCCTTTAAGAGCAGGATTATGATTTGACgtgaccgggcaggtcgatcctTGTAATTTTCGCAGCGGTGGACATCGTTCGTTAACggcaaacaaaataattttttctaatACGGTACGTCCTCATCGCCGATAAACCAAGGACAACACaactaatcgaactttgaacctacgattcagttcgattCAGGAGGGGGaaactggtgataccccatggatgggcccactacccttggcccatccctagcccaaatggaagacaagcccatcaagggcccaggtatcctcctataaataccaggtttgactGTTCAGTTAGattattcactatattgttttcagcaacATCCTTAgttgctccccccatatatcctcaatctctgacttgagcgtcggaggggctacgccaggacaccctcctggccccctcctaacgaccttatttgtgatttcaggctcagggtaatttcaaaacctgcgtctggactagtgacacttgctgaaACCGGACcttaaatttcccgtgagtatcactagATATCATGGTTGCACCTTTAGATAGCAACCCATCATACATATGGAGATCATTGATGTGGAGTCGACAGCTACTAAAGAAAAGAATAAGTTGGCGAACTGGTAAGGGCGAGAGTGTTCGGATATATCTAGATCATTGGATCCCTGGTTTTCGTTCACAGATTCAGGCCCCTAGAGGACAGGGAAATTTTGTCACCGTCAGTGAGCTTATGGTAAATGGGGCATGGAACAAACCTTTGGTGCAAACAATCTTTGCTCCACATATTGCACAGGAGATCTTAGCCATCCCACTGCCCACGATACCACCAAAGGATTCGAGACTTTGGCCATTTGACTCCAAGGGGAAATACTCGGTTAGAGATGGATATAAAGTAGAGATTGGATCCTATGAATCTCCAAGCCACTATTCGTTGGTTCAATCTAAACAGTGGTGGAGCTACATTTGGAGTTTACTATTCTCCCTAAAGTCAGAATTTTTTGGCGATGAGTTCTACAAAAAATTATCCCAACAACAAGAAATAAGCTCTCACCATGTTCCAGAGGTTGACGCTTGCCCACTATGTAGCTCTGACAATGATTCAACCGAGCATGTGCTGTTTTGGTGTTCAGGGATCAGGAACTGTTGGAACGCGACACTGTATTGACAGATTCTCAAGAAGGCAAGACATCTTGATATTGTGGATATATATTTTTGCATGAGGAGAGCAAGGGGATATGCATTTCAGTAGATTGGAGTGTCTCGCTGCTCCAGGAATTCCAGATAGCTCGCGAATATATGCTCATAGGCCCTCGAGACAATATCATTTGCTCACCGACAAGGTGGTCTGCTCCTCCACCCAACCTTTTAAAAAATGAACGTTGATGCGGCGTACAATAATTACACTAAACACTACGTGATCGGTGGGTTGGTTTGCAACCGTGCGGGACATGTTTTTATTGCTTTTGGTATGAAAATCGACAAGCCTCCTACGGTTGTTTATGCAAAATTAGTCGCGATATGGGAGGGCATCAAATTGGTGCAAGAACGAGGATTAACGATTCAACAAATCTCTACTGAATCACTCTTGGAGGTGCTAGCACTGACTTGTCCGGTGTAAGATCGTCGTTATAATGAGGGCAATTTCTATATTTATTAAGGCACTTTCGAGAAGTTAAGTTGTTCCACTGTGTAGATCGACAAATGTGATTGCACATATTATCGCACATTTTGTTTTTCCTTACACTCTCTTTTATCACATGGGAACAAGTGAATTTTCCTTTTTGGTTGGAATATTGTGTAACAAAATACTTTACTTTGAATCAATATAATTACAAGTTTTACctgtcaaaaaataaaaataaatgcacAAGAATTTTGGGAGTGTCCACCACCTAACTTTCAAACATTCCCAATTTATTGAGCGGACGCTCGATTGGCCCCatttaatacaaaatattaATAACACTTGAACAAGTTCTGATtatcataaattaattattggtatttttcaaaaaatgtttCCAGGTCGTATTAATTCATCATTtctatgttttatttaaaatatttcaatcaaGTACATGAATGGGCATatagaaaaaaatatgttatcATCACTCGTGTGAACTGACATAAACTTCTCTTCTTTGAAAGAGATGTTCGGATTTGAACCAACGTAAAAACGAAAATTTTTTCCATCCCACCTCAACGTTGTAATCAGTTGTATATAAGACTCCTATACGAAACACACATGAGATTCACGCATCAAAATCCAATTACATACGATCCAAAGGAAATTCTTTTCAAGTATAGCAGATACATAATATTTTCAATAGAAGTTAGATTTTCTACAATATGTATACAGAAACCAGTTAAACCCCAACTCATTCTTGTTTAATTGACTGGTGAAGAGGTATATGTACTAAGCAATAACGTATCAAAATGGTGACATGGATCGCGACACGAGCACTTTCCAAggaggtcaccaatcctagCACTGCCATCGCgtccagaacgcttaacttcattgttctgattgggcgagagcagtgccgcatgttgtccatcgccgcccgctccacacttactcgagggatataagaataaacatcccactcaatgtcgggtgagatcataccagcactaatgcaccggatcccatcagaactccgaagttaagcgtgcttgggcgagagcagtacttggATGGTGACCCCCTGGTAAGTCCTcgtttgcaccccttttcgggtttttctatttttgattacttgttgacagacgattttcggttcaaatcatctgactctcgatcaggaccagagaagacatgtgaaatcaacgtagctcgggcactgccggattt encodes:
- the LOC142544227 gene encoding uncharacterized protein LOC142544227, which encodes MVAPLDSNPSYIWRSLMWSRQLLKKRISWRTGKGESVRIYLDHWIPGFRSQIQAPRGQGNFVTVSELMVNGAWNKPLVQTIFAPHIAQEILAIPLPTIPPKDSRLWPFDSKGKYSVRDGYKVEIGSYESPSHYSLVQSKQWWSYIWSLLFSLKSEFFGDEFYKKLSQQQEISSHHVPEVDACPLCSSDNDSTEHVLFWCSGIRNCWNATLY